The Dyadobacter sp. 676 DNA window CGGCGCCGCTTTCCGCTATCGCTTTATTGAAAAGACCTTTCGCGAGCGGGCTCACGACAAGGCAGTTTACGCTCATCGAACCGGCCGACTGGCCCGCGATTGTCACATTGCCGGGGTCGCCGCCAAATTGTGCAATGTTCTTTTTAACCCATTCCAAAGCAGCGATCTGGTCCATCAAACCATAATTGCCGGCTGTATTTCTGCCTGATTCTTTTGTCAGTTCCGGATGCGCGAAAAAACCGAATGCGCCTACACGATAATTAATGCTGACAAAAACCACCCCTTTCCGGGCCGTTGCTTCGCCATCGTAAATGGGGCACCCAGCACCGCCGCTAACAAAGCCTCCGCCGTAAATCCACACCAGCACCGGCTTCCTGACAGTTTTTTCCGATTTTTCAGACCAAACATTCAGATAGAGGCAATCTTCGCTTATCGGCCTTTTGGGGATCAGGAACTCGGCGCTCCACATGCTGAACGGCACCGGGTCGCCCTGCATCGGGCTTGGCCCGAACTGGTTGCATGCCCGCACGCCGTTCCATTTCTTCACCGGTTGAGGGGCTTTCCAGCGTAAGTCGCCCACCGGGGGCGCGGCAAACGGTATGCCTTTATAAATGCTGATCCGGCCATCCGCGCTCGTCGTTCCGGAAATTTTGCCACCCTCTACATGCAGCGTATCGGCGGCTTGTGATGTAAACAGAATGCCGCAAAGGACAGCCACAAGCAGGATTTTGTAAAAAGTGAAAAGGGGTTTCATCCGCATTAACGACCGTTTAAAGCGCGAGTTCGATTTTATTTTTGACATGGTTACGCTCGCGTTCGCGGATCGCATTGTCCTGCATTAATTCCTTTTCTTTCGTTTTTTGTAAAAGCCTGAACCACCACGAGGCAGGTATCAACCCGTTGGAGTGCAGTTCCAACCTGATCAGAAATTCTTTCGGCGGGTTGCGGTGCCCGTTCAGGTACTGGCTCAGTACGTATGATTTCACATCCACGTCTCCTGCGAATTCCTTGTCCTTTTTTCCCTGCGCACGGATGTATTCGTTCAAAAAGTATGGGAAGTTCCAGTATGGTTTACCGTCGTCGCTGTCGATAAAATCCCGGATCTGATATTTGATCTGGTATATTTTATTTTTAGTTCTTTCCTGCGGGGACTGGTTCGCAATTTCGTTTTCGCGCATGACGCGAAACGCTTCCAGGTCTTTCCTCGCTTGCTTGACGTCGTCGGGATGAATTGGAAACACGAAAGCGTCAGCCAGTTCCTCCGGTGTGTGTTGTTCGAACAACTTCTTAATAACCTTTAATTCCTTCCTGGTCGCTATTCTCACTAGTATTTGTCGATTATGATGTTAGAATTGTCTGTATCCGTAAACATGGTGGTGCCGGTGTGTTGAAAACCATATTTTCGATAGTGGTCCACCAGGCGTGTTTTTGGAGTTAGGTAGACAATAATACCCCATGAAGATACGAAAAAGTTTACAGATTTGGTAAACATCTTACCCTGTTTCTTCCTGTTTAGACGCCGGTTTTCCGGTTTGGTAACGACTATGTCTGTATGAATTCTTAAACGGTAGCCTGTTGCGGATTAACGGAACGTAAAATCCGGCCTGCGTGAAAATAGGGGGCGTTAACCGGGAATGGGCTTGGGGCGATTATGGAAATTCGTATGGTAAAGTCAGGGTCGGCATAGCGGATCGCTGTCGGCGCCACTTTGCAGGAAGAATCGAAACAGGCGGACACGGCATCCGCGTTCCGGCTACCGTATTTTAAGTTACCTAAAAAAGAAAAACGCCGGAAGACCGGCGTTTACTGGCAAGTGTGCAGCATTTGATCAGGATTTAGGAATAGTAGCGTTATACATCAAAAAGCAGCGGGAAAAATTGCCCCTTCAGTTTCTCGCCTTTGGGGATCACCGGAACGCCGTCGAGCAGCGGTGAGTTGGTATCCGATGCGGTGCCGTCCGCAAATACGTTCAGCACAAACGCCCGTCGCGAACGTTCCGACCGGTTTTCGTATGAACCGTGTACCATTAATGGATGGTGAAATGTGCCGTAGCCGCGCTTCATTTCGATTGGAACCGGCTTGAATTCGGCTTTCTGTTCTTCGGAAAGGTATCGCATGAGCCCCTCCATGTCGCCGGCCAGCTCAGGCTTGTCGAGCAGGCCCCAACGGTGGCTTTTGGGTACGTAATACAGGCACCCGTTCTCGATCAGCGAATCGTCCAGGCCGGTCCAGCAGGTGAGATGTTGCATCGGTACCGAGCGGGTCCAGTAGGAGTAATCCTGATGCCATGCCACCACACCACCGTGCCGGGCCGGTTTACAGAAAAGCTGATCGTGCCAGAACCGCACAGCCTTGTTCCCCAGCAACTGGCTTGCCGCCATCACGAAAGCGGGGTTCCAGAGCACGTCGTGAAAGCCTTCGGTCACACGCCACGCTCCCAACGCATGCAGCAACACCGCATCCGGGTCGGCCGATTCGTTGGAATGGAATTCATAATATAAATGATGACCCGGGTGCGAAGGGTCCGTGATCGAGGCGAGCTCTTCATTTAAAACGTCGACCTGCCAGTCGTCCAGTAATTTGATATTGGATAAATAACCGTTTTCATGAAAGAATGCGACCTGCTCGTCACTGAGCCGGTACTGGTCCCATTCTTCCCGAGTGGCGGGCTGTTTGAAAAGGTCGGATACCAGCTCGTGGTATTGCGAAAGATCTCGGGTGGCTACTTCCATACCTGCTATTTCGGGTTTAGTTTCAGTAATGCAAATATGACGGAAGTCAGGTTTTGACCGGCTTGCCGATTTTGACTAATAAATAACTTATTTTGTATTAATATTGATTGGTTGATTAGTAATATCCTCTAAATAGGGTATAAAAATGCCAATAAGACACTATGAAAGCGCAATTTGAAGCATTCCAGCCCATGCCGGATTCGTCGTTCCGGATCTTCGGCTACGAGGTGAGCGAGTTCGATGCACCGTGGCATTACCATCCGGAATACGAGCTGACGCTGATCCTGAAAAGCGAAGGCATCCGTTATGTGGGCAACAGTATGGAAAGCTTCGAAGCCGGCGATCTCGTACTGTTAGGCCCCGACCTGCCGCATTGCTGGAAAAACACACCGGACGGTGCGGGACCGGCCAGTTCGATCGTCGTACAATGGCCCGGCGCGTTCTTGGGAAGCGGCTGGCTGGAAGTAGAGGAATTCAGATCGATCAGGCGTTTACTGCAAATGGCCGGGCAGGGGATAAGGTTCGATCAGGAAGTCGCCGGCCGTATCAAACCCATCCTTGCGGACATGCTGGAAATGCAGCCTTTTCCCCGGCTGATGAAGTTCCTGGAGGTGCTCGAACTATTGGCGGCCGAAAAAAACATTCATTTCCTTTGCGAGCAGGGCTTTATCTATCCGCTTAATTATGAGGATAACCAGCGGATCAACACGGTTTACAACTACATCCGGGAACATTATGCCGAACGTATTACCCTTGCGACGCTTTCAGGGCTGGTGCACATGAGCGAGGAGGCGTTCTCCCGTTTTTTCAGCCGGACGATGCAAAAGCCGCTTTTTACATTCCTCAATGAATATCGCATCAATATGGCTTGCAAAATGCTCATTGAAACCGACCTGCAGGTCGCCGAAATCAGCTTCGCCTGCGGCTATGAGAGTCCGCCGTTCTTTTTCAGGCAGTTCCGCAAATTTGGTGGCCTTACACCCGCCGGCTATCGCAGGCAATTCCGCATGACCGAAGCCGCAGGATAATTAGTGATTCGATTAACATTTACGAAGTTTTCTTTCCACGGCCATCCTGATAGCCACAGCGGCTCTGGTTCTCTTCAAAGCAGGAAAATTCGTTTACAATCTGTTTTATGGGGACATTGTCCTCACTAATCCCCGGACCGGGAAATCGGTCACTTTGGGGCGGCATCACCGGGACGGCCTCTCCCAGGAGATTCAAGACGTGCTCGAATAATGTCCGGGCGGCCAAGGCAACCGGCACCTTATCCCAAAAGTAAAGTCATAGCGACAATCACCACTGCTATCAGTGCCATCGTCTTCAGGCTTCCTGACGGAAGATTAAAGGAGATTTTGCTGGTCCCGGTAGGGTTGACGGCCTATTTGGCTTACGATAGCTTCGTGATACTAAAACGCTTCGTGCTACGCGAGGTCGCCGGCTGAATTTCGCTGACGATCACCGAAAAGAGTGAGAAAATATATCATCGGGACCAGCTCGTTGAATGGATTATCCGGCTTCCCGGCGGCGCGCTCCGTTCCTATTTCGCCGCTTTTGCAATATTCCGAGTAAATACTTGAAAAAAAATGCTTAGACGAGTAGTAAACTTGGGTAAAGAACCTGTAATCTGTATGTCCATTTCCTAAATCAAAAAATCACGTACATGGAAAAAAAGAATACCGTTCAAGAGCTGCCTTCTTCTTCGCGAAGGGATTTCATTAAAGCTGCCGCGGGTACGGCAGCCGGTCTGATGATCGTTCCCCGCCACGTGCTGGGCAAAGGATACGTGGCGCCGAGCGACAAACTGACTGTCGCGGGAGTTGGCGTAGGCGGAAAAGGAACGTCCGACATCGCCAATTTCTTCAAAAGCGGTAAGGCCAATATCGGTTACCTGTGCGATGTGGACGACAGACGTGCAGCCACTTCCGTTAAAAACTTTCCTCAGGCCAAGTACTATAAAGACTGGCGGGAGATGTTTGAAAAGGAATCCAAAAATTTTGACGCAGTGTCGGTTTCGACGCCCGATCATACACATGCCGTGGTAGCAATGGCCGCCATGCAGCTGGGCAAGCATGTGTACGTGCAAAAACCGATGACTCACGATATTTATGAAGCACGGATGCTTACCGAAGCGGCCGCCAAATACAAAGTGGTAACCCAAATGGGCAACCAGGGGGGCATCGGGAGACGGCGTGCGCCAGCTACACGAGTGGCACGATGCGGGTATTATCGGTAATGTCCACACGGTTTATATCTGGACCAACCGCCCCATATGGCCGCAGGGTATTCCCTGGCCTACCGACAAGCCGCCCGTTCCGAAGGAGCTCGACTGGAACCTGTGGCTCGGCACGGCACCTTACAAGGACTACGTCGATAACCTGATCCCCGGCAGCTGGCGTGGCTGGTGGGATTACGGGACAGGCGCATTGGGCGACCTCGGCTGCCACCTGATGGAAGCACCGTTCCGTATCCTGGACCTGAAATATGCATTGGATATGCAGGCGAGCGTAGGCAGCGTATTTACAGCGTTTGGTAAAAGGGGTATTTTTCCCGACAGTTG harbors:
- a CDS encoding phytanoyl-CoA dioxygenase family protein; protein product: MEVATRDLSQYHELVSDLFKQPATREEWDQYRLSDEQVAFFHENGYLSNIKLLDDWQVDVLNEELASITDPSHPGHHLYYEFHSNESADPDAVLLHALGAWRVTEGFHDVLWNPAFVMAASQLLGNKAVRFWHDQLFCKPARHGGVVAWHQDYSYWTRSVPMQHLTCWTGLDDSLIENGCLYYVPKSHRWGLLDKPELAGDMEGLMRYLSEEQKAEFKPVPIEMKRGYGTFHHPLMVHGSYENRSERSRRAFVLNVFADGTASDTNSPLLDGVPVIPKGEKLKGQFFPLLFDV
- a CDS encoding AraC family transcriptional regulator, producing MKAQFEAFQPMPDSSFRIFGYEVSEFDAPWHYHPEYELTLILKSEGIRYVGNSMESFEAGDLVLLGPDLPHCWKNTPDGAGPASSIVVQWPGAFLGSGWLEVEEFRSIRRLLQMAGQGIRFDQEVAGRIKPILADMLEMQPFPRLMKFLEVLELLAAEKNIHFLCEQGFIYPLNYEDNQRINTVYNYIREHYAERITLATLSGLVHMSEEAFSRFFSRTMQKPLFTFLNEYRINMACKMLIETDLQVAEISFACGYESPPFFFRQFRKFGGLTPAGYRRQFRMTEAAG